One window of the Vicia villosa cultivar HV-30 ecotype Madison, WI unplaced genomic scaffold, Vvil1.0 ctg.002613F_1_1, whole genome shotgun sequence genome contains the following:
- the LOC131639397 gene encoding aldehyde dehydrogenase family 2 member C4-like, whose protein sequence is MCDKKFNFSHIVLTSNLNGLKKWVILSQPLHHSWIPAKEKADRNQFEKIISYIEHGEKEGATLLTGGKAVGSKGYYIEPTIFSDVKEDMLIAKDEIFGPVMALMKFK, encoded by the exons ATGTG TGATAAAAAGTTTAACTTCAGTCATATAGTACTAACCTCAAACCTTAATGGTCTAAAGAAATGGGTTATTCTTTCACAACCACTGCACCATAGTTGGATTCCTGCTAAAGAAAAG GCTGATAGGAACcaatttgaaaaaattatttcCTATATTGAGCATGGAGAGAAAGAAGGAGCAACACTCTTGACTGGAGGTAAGGCAGTGGGCAGCAAGGGCTACTACATTGAACCTACAATTTTCTCCGATGTAAAG GAGGACATGCTAATAGCAAAGGATGAAATATTTGGCCCTGTGATGGCACTAATGAAGTTTAAGTAA